The DNA window TCGCCCTCCTCGTGGGTACGCGCTACCTGCGCCGCACCACCGATCGGGCATTGTTCATGTCGGCGATTGTTTCCGCCCTATGGTCATTCGCCATCGTGGCCCAGGTACTCTGGGATCAGCCGTCGTTTCCCGTCCGGTTCGCCCTTGAGCTGACCCGTGATTTCGCCTGGGTTGCGGTATTGCTGGCACTGATTCGTGACGGCAGCCAGAACCGCCTGATTCCCCCCCGTCTCAAGGCACTGCTTGGCCTTACCGCAGGTGTGTTCATCACGATTCTGGTCGGTTTTTCCGTTACGGATTATCTGACGGGAAGCGCCCTGATCCGTGGTCAGGCGGCGGTTCTGGGCCAGCTTGTTATTGCGCTGCTGGGCATCAGCCTGATCGAGCAGATCTGGCGTAACTCCATGGCCTACGGCCGGTCCAGCATCAAGTACATCTGCTTCGGTATCGGCGGCATCTTCGTATACGACTTTTTTCTCTACGCCGATGCGCTCCTGTTCAACCAGATATCGTCGCCCCTGTGGGATGCCCGCGGCTCGGTAAACGCGATTGCAACGCCATTGCTCGCGGTAAACATGATCAATGCCCGCAAGCAGCCGATTCAGCTGCAGCTTTCCCGCTCAGTGGTGTTTCATGCCGGCACCCTAACCCTCGCTGGCCTCTATCTCATGGTTGCTGCAGCGGGCGGCTACTACGTGCGCCAGGTCGGCGGCAGCTGGGGCGAGGCGCTACAGGTACTGTTCCTCAGCCTGTTCATCTCACTGTTCGTGCTGATGATGACCTCTACGCGGTTCCGGTCGCGCCTGATGGTTTTTATCAGCCAGAACTTTTTCGACTACAAATACGACTACCGGGAAGAATGGCTGAAGATTACGGAAGCCTTCAGTTCGATGACGGACTCACCACCCCTCACAGAACGGGTCGTCCGGGTCATCGCGGATCTTGTCGAAAGCAATGCCGGCGCCCTTTGGATAAAAGACGAAGAAGGCCAGTTTACGCTGACCAGCTCAGTCAATATGGCACCGCCCAAGCATACCCGGATTGATGGTGACTCTGACCTTGTCCGGTTCTTCCGCGAGCGGGAGTGGATACTCGACCTCAAGGAGTACAAGCAGGACCCGGTCCGCTACAACCTGCTGGAAGTGCCGGACAGCGTGATGGAATTCCACGACCCCTGGCTGGTCATACCGCTTTATCTGGGCAGGGACCTGTACGGCATCGCGCTGGTCGGCTCGCCCTTCGCCCGGGTTGAACTTAACTGGGAGAACTTCGACCTGATACGCGTGGTGGCGCGCCAGGTCTGTAACTTCCTGGCCCAGGCGGATGCCCAGAGCCGCCTGGCTGCGGCGATGCAGTTCGAGGCGGTCAGTAAAGCATCCGCGTTCATGGTCCACGACCTCAAGACCATCATCGCCCAGCTCTCGTTACTGGCAAGGAATGCGCCACGGCACCGGGACAACCCGGAATTTATTGACGATATGATCCGGACCACAGAGCACGCGGTCAAAAAGATGTCCAATCTGGTAGACCATATACGCCGCCCCAACCCGGAAGATAAAACCGCGCTGGTTAACCTGACAGAGCTGTGCAGGGAACTTGAAGCCCACCACAGCGTGCAGAAGCCGCCGCTGAGTATTGACCTTCCCGAAGAGGATGTCTGGATCCGGGCGGACGAAGAACAACTGCGAACAGTTCTGAGCCACCTGATCCAGAACGCCAGGGACGCGACCCATAACGATGGTGAAATATCCCTCACTTTGAAACTGAGCACTGACCAGGTCGTTCTCTTCCTGCAGGATACCGGTGCAGGCATGACCGACGACTTTATCAAAACGCGGCTATTCAAGCCTTTCGAGAGCACAAAGGGACTGACCGGCATGGGCATCGGTGCCTATCAGGCCCGGGAGTACTTCCGCAAACTGGGGGGGTCGCTGGATGTTACCAGTGAAGTCGGTGTGGGCTCCTGCTTCTCAATCCGGCTGCAAACTGTGCGTGACGTCGAGGAAAAAGAGAGCAGCTCGGCCACCGCCTGAGCAGCGTACCCAAATTGCCGGGTACGAAGCCCCATACGCGATACAGGCACACTTACACCGTTCGAGGCCAGCTACGCGTAGCCAGTCGCGCATAGCACGCATAGATAGGAAAGCCAGGCGTGCAAAGAACGTTAAGCCAGACAAAGTTAAGCCGGACAATGCTTGAAGCTGGGCCGGTAAGTGTTATCTTCCGTTAACGTTGAGCACAAAACTGATTAGCGACACGTAAGACACTGTTTGACCGGGACACGCGCCCGTTCGAAAATAGCCTGAAGCACGACTCATCCATTGGCTCTTTAGCACGCGCTTAAGAGGGCATGGCATAGAGCTCTGGTATACTGCCGCAGCAGAAATCGGCTGACCGACCTACCCCTGAATGCAGTCAGGCCCGGTTGGCTGGCAGTTCACCCAGCGAGCTGTTCGGTCGAGCCCGAGGCTCGCTGCGCCGGGGCGGCCATATCCAGACGCTCAGGCACACCACTTAAGACTGAATACTGGTCAGGGAATACACGTGAAGAAACGCCTGCTTATTATCGAGGATGATCCAGGGCTGCAAAGCCAGATGCGTTGGTCCTTCGACAGTGAGGTCGAAGTGTCCATAGCCGAGGATCACGCCAGTGCGATAGCGGCCTTGCGACGGTTCGAGCCTGAGGTCATAACGCTCGACCTTGGCTTGCCGCCGGACCCCGGCGGGGCCAGCCAGGGCTTTGCCCTGCTGGAAGAAATCCTCCGTCTCAGCCCTACCACAAAGGTTATCGTGGTAACTGGGCGGGAAGACAAAGACAACGCGGTGCGCGCGATTGGCATGGGCGCCACTGACTTCTATCAAAAGCCCCTCGACGGCGACATCCTCAGTTTCGTCGTCAACCGGGCGTTCCGTCTCGCTGAGCTTGAACGTGAGAATCGCGAGCTGGTCAGCCATGGCAGTAATGCACGCGTTAAAGGCATTATCGCGGCCAGCCCGCAAATGCTCGAAATCTGCCGGACCATCGAAAAAATTGCGCCGACAGATGTCACGACCCTGATCCTGGGCGAGACCGGCACCGGTAAAGAGGTGCTCGCCCAAGCCCTGCATGACCTCAGTAACCGGTCGAAGCAGCCGTTCGCGGCGATAAACTGCGCCGCCATCCCCGAAAACCTGCTTGAAAGCGAGCTCTTTGGTTACGAAAAAGGCGCCTTTACGGGGGCGACCACGTCCAAGAAGGGCAAGATCGAAAGCGCCCACGGCGGCACCCTGTTTCTGGATGAAATTGGCGATATGCCGATGGCGCTGCAAGCCAAACTCTTGCGGTTTCTGCAGGAGCGCCTGATTGACCGGGTCGGCGGCGTCAAACCCATACCGGTGGACGTG is part of the Hydrocarboniclastica marina genome and encodes:
- the prsR gene encoding PEP-CTERM-box response regulator transcription factor, producing the protein MKKRLLIIEDDPGLQSQMRWSFDSEVEVSIAEDHASAIAALRRFEPEVITLDLGLPPDPGGASQGFALLEEILRLSPTTKVIVVTGREDKDNAVRAIGMGATDFYQKPLDGDILSFVVNRAFRLAELERENRELVSHGSNARVKGIIAASPQMLEICRTIEKIAPTDVTTLILGETGTGKEVLAQALHDLSNRSKQPFAAINCAAIPENLLESELFGYEKGAFTGATTSKKGKIESAHGGTLFLDEIGDMPMALQAKLLRFLQERLIDRVGGVKPIPVDVRVICATHRDVNQLISSGTFREDLYYRISEITLSVPPVRDREGDAIVIAQALLKEFSRQMDRATLAFGEDAMRAIKEYHWPGNVREMINKIKRATIMAEGKRVTASDLELNIDSDGPESSALNLRQVREDAERHAIEQALQTAGYNMAQAARLLGVTRPTLYNLTDKYRIVTSPA
- the prsK gene encoding XrtA/PEP-CTERM system histidine kinase PrsK, with the protein product MVDFSFVSHLIAAIAFSLLALLVGTRYLRRTTDRALFMSAIVSALWSFAIVAQVLWDQPSFPVRFALELTRDFAWVAVLLALIRDGSQNRLIPPRLKALLGLTAGVFITILVGFSVTDYLTGSALIRGQAAVLGQLVIALLGISLIEQIWRNSMAYGRSSIKYICFGIGGIFVYDFFLYADALLFNQISSPLWDARGSVNAIATPLLAVNMINARKQPIQLQLSRSVVFHAGTLTLAGLYLMVAAAGGYYVRQVGGSWGEALQVLFLSLFISLFVLMMTSTRFRSRLMVFISQNFFDYKYDYREEWLKITEAFSSMTDSPPLTERVVRVIADLVESNAGALWIKDEEGQFTLTSSVNMAPPKHTRIDGDSDLVRFFREREWILDLKEYKQDPVRYNLLEVPDSVMEFHDPWLVIPLYLGRDLYGIALVGSPFARVELNWENFDLIRVVARQVCNFLAQADAQSRLAAAMQFEAVSKASAFMVHDLKTIIAQLSLLARNAPRHRDNPEFIDDMIRTTEHAVKKMSNLVDHIRRPNPEDKTALVNLTELCRELEAHHSVQKPPLSIDLPEEDVWIRADEEQLRTVLSHLIQNARDATHNDGEISLTLKLSTDQVVLFLQDTGAGMTDDFIKTRLFKPFESTKGLTGMGIGAYQAREYFRKLGGSLDVTSEVGVGSCFSIRLQTVRDVEEKESSSATA